One window of Neisseria subflava genomic DNA carries:
- a CDS encoding NAD(P)/FAD-dependent oxidoreductase, with translation MSVEFDVAVIGAGPSGSVASALLNKQGFKVCVLEKQHFPRFVIGESLLPHCMEMLEEAGFADAVHAEPSFQFKDGAAFSWGSRYTDFNFTEKFSDGPGTIYQVRRGIFDKILIDEAAKQGVDVRFGHGVTAFDNSGDVARLSIATDTGENYELTAKFVLDASGYGRVLPRLLGLESPSDLPPRQAHFTHIDDNITSPKFDRNKILINTHPEHRDVWIWLIPFGDNRCSIGVVGTPDKLAGESEAVLKKFVYECPMLAEILDKAVWENDFPFRSIQGYSANVKTLYGKHFALLGNAAEFLDPVFSSGVTIALHSAKLAADLLGKQLKGEAVDWQTEFADQLMIGVNAFRTYVNGWYDFRFQNAIYAPNRSPEISRMISSILAGYAWDTNNPFVEKSEQRLSTLAALVGDLKVE, from the coding sequence ATGTCTGTAGAATTTGACGTTGCCGTTATCGGCGCAGGCCCTTCAGGTTCGGTTGCTTCCGCTTTGCTGAACAAACAAGGCTTTAAAGTTTGCGTATTGGAAAAACAACATTTCCCGCGCTTTGTCATCGGCGAAAGCCTGTTGCCGCATTGCATGGAAATGTTGGAAGAAGCCGGTTTTGCCGATGCAGTGCATGCCGAACCCAGCTTTCAATTTAAAGACGGTGCTGCGTTTTCATGGGGCAGCCGTTACACAGATTTCAACTTTACTGAAAAATTTTCAGACGGCCCCGGCACCATTTATCAAGTGCGCCGTGGCATCTTCGACAAAATCCTGATTGATGAAGCAGCAAAACAAGGCGTCGATGTCCGCTTCGGACATGGCGTAACCGCGTTTGACAACAGCGGCGATGTGGCACGTTTGAGCATTGCGACCGATACAGGCGAAAACTATGAACTGACCGCCAAATTTGTTTTGGATGCCAGCGGTTACGGCCGCGTCCTGCCTCGCCTTTTGGGCTTGGAAAGCCCGTCCGATCTGCCTCCGCGCCAAGCCCACTTCACGCATATCGACGACAACATCACCAGCCCGAAATTCGACCGCAACAAAATCCTGATCAACACGCATCCTGAACATCGCGATGTCTGGATTTGGCTGATTCCTTTCGGCGACAACCGCTGCTCCATCGGCGTTGTCGGCACGCCCGACAAACTGGCCGGCGAATCAGAAGCCGTGTTGAAAAAATTTGTGTACGAATGCCCGATGCTGGCGGAAATTTTGGATAAAGCCGTTTGGGAAAACGACTTCCCATTCCGCTCTATCCAAGGCTACTCCGCCAACGTAAAAACCTTATACGGCAAACATTTCGCCCTTTTGGGCAACGCCGCCGAATTCCTCGACCCAGTCTTCTCCTCCGGTGTAACCATTGCCCTGCACTCTGCCAAACTGGCTGCCGATTTGTTGGGCAAACAGCTCAAAGGCGAAGCCGTCGATTGGCAAACCGAATTTGCCGACCAACTGATGATCGGCGTGAACGCATTCCGCACTTATGTAAACGGCTGGTACGATTTCCGCTTCCAAAACGCCATCTATGCGCCCAACCGCAGCCCTGAAATCAGCCGCATGATTTCATCTATTCTGGCAGGCTACGCTTGGGACACGAACAATCCATTCGTGGAAAAATCCGAGCAACGCTTGTCCACACTTGCCGCATTGGTGGGCGATTTGAAGGTAGAATAA
- a CDS encoding DNA cytosine methyltransferase, translated as MPSKQIANFNSSDNKPRILSLFSGCGGLDLGFHQAGYETVWANDFSHWACESFRKNIGDVIVEGDIEQIDPNDPTIPDCDIILGGFPCQDFSMIWKQPGLEGERGNLYKSFLRFVNAKKPKVFVAENVKGLLTANKKKAIQQIITDFENCGYYVQAKLYNFAEFGVPQFRERVLIVGVRLDTGFDFHHPKPTYNETGENGLKPYVTAGQAISNIPQNVSNNELLKISDKTRRMLELIPEGGNFTDIPKDHPLYVKGMISHVYRRMHRSEPSKTIIAAGGGGTWGYHFPEPRAFTNRERARLQSFPDDFEFVGSTTEVRRQIGNAVPPQGVVELAKSILPIFSGNYEKVDLHEKLVAEKEVLFHDRLSKIRGGKR; from the coding sequence ATGCCATCTAAACAAATCGCAAATTTTAATTCTTCTGACAATAAACCCAGAATTCTATCTCTATTTTCAGGATGTGGAGGTTTAGATTTGGGTTTTCACCAAGCTGGTTATGAAACTGTTTGGGCGAACGATTTTTCCCATTGGGCTTGCGAAAGTTTCCGTAAAAATATCGGCGATGTCATCGTAGAAGGTGATATTGAACAAATTGATCCGAATGATCCAACTATTCCCGATTGCGACATCATTTTAGGCGGGTTCCCTTGTCAAGATTTTTCCATGATTTGGAAACAGCCGGGCTTAGAGGGTGAACGCGGCAATCTTTATAAAAGCTTTTTACGTTTTGTAAATGCAAAAAAACCGAAAGTTTTTGTTGCTGAGAATGTGAAAGGTTTGTTGACTGCTAACAAGAAAAAAGCCATCCAGCAAATTATTACCGACTTTGAAAATTGCGGTTATTACGTTCAGGCAAAGCTGTATAACTTTGCTGAATTTGGCGTACCTCAATTTCGTGAACGTGTGCTGATTGTCGGAGTACGTTTGGATACAGGATTTGATTTTCATCATCCAAAACCGACATACAATGAAACTGGCGAAAATGGCTTAAAACCATATGTAACTGCTGGTCAGGCGATATCTAATATTCCACAAAATGTTAGTAATAATGAATTACTAAAAATTAGTGATAAAACACGCCGTATGTTGGAATTAATTCCTGAAGGTGGAAATTTTACTGATATTCCTAAAGATCATCCTTTATATGTGAAAGGTATGATTAGCCACGTTTATCGTCGTATGCATCGTAGCGAGCCATCAAAAACAATTATTGCAGCAGGTGGCGGTGGAACTTGGGGCTATCACTTCCCTGAACCACGTGCTTTTACTAATAGAGAACGAGCAAGGCTTCAAAGTTTTCCTGATGATTTTGAGTTTGTTGGCTCAACGACGGAAGTACGTCGCCAGATTGGCAATGCGGTTCCTCCCCAGGGCGTGGTTGAACTGGCAAAAAGCATTTTACCGATTTTTTCAGGTAACTATGAGAAAGTAGATTTGCATGAGAAATTGGTTGCAGAAAAAGAAGTTTTATTTCATGACCGATTAAGCAAAATTCGAGGAGGGAAACGATGA
- a CDS encoding DUF4198 domain-containing protein, which produces MKKTALLIASAFLFSTAAHAHRVWVETAHTHGGEYLEAELGYGEFPELEPIAKDRLHIFSKPMQLVTEKGKENMIQKGTYNYQYRSKLPVKDGSYLVTAEYQPTFWSKNSAGWKQASIKEMPDASYCEQTRMFGKNIVNVGHESADTAIITKQVGQHLEIVPLDNPANVHVGERFKVRVLFNGEPLPNATVTATFDGFDTSDRSKTHKTEAQAFSDTTDDKGEVSIIPLRQGFWKASVEHKSDFPDQSVCQKQANYTTLTFQIGHSHH; this is translated from the coding sequence ATGAAAAAAACCGCTTTGCTTATCGCATCCGCCTTCCTGTTCAGCACTGCCGCACACGCCCATCGCGTTTGGGTTGAAACCGCCCACACGCATGGTGGCGAATACCTTGAAGCCGAATTGGGCTATGGTGAATTCCCAGAGCTTGAGCCCATCGCTAAAGACCGCCTGCACATTTTCAGCAAACCCATGCAACTGGTAACTGAAAAAGGCAAAGAAAACATGATTCAAAAAGGCACATACAATTACCAATACCGTAGCAAACTGCCGGTCAAAGACGGCAGCTACTTGGTAACCGCCGAATACCAACCGACTTTCTGGTCAAAAAACAGCGCGGGTTGGAAGCAGGCAAGCATCAAAGAAATGCCTGATGCAAGCTATTGCGAACAAACCCGTATGTTCGGCAAAAACATCGTCAATGTCGGCCACGAAAGCGCAGATACTGCCATCATCACCAAGCAAGTCGGCCAACATTTAGAAATCGTACCTTTGGACAACCCTGCCAACGTCCACGTCGGCGAACGATTCAAAGTCCGTGTCCTCTTCAATGGTGAGCCGCTGCCTAACGCCACCGTTACCGCTACATTTGACGGCTTCGACACCAGCGACCGCAGCAAAACCCATAAAACCGAAGCCCAAGCCTTCTCCGATACCACCGATGATAAAGGCGAAGTCAGCATCATTCCATTGCGCCAAGGTTTCTGGAAAGCCAGCGTAGAACACAAATCCGATTTCCCCGATCAAAGCGTGTGCCAAAAACAGGCGAACTACACTACTTTGACTTTCCAAATCGGTCATTCACATCATTGA
- the radA gene encoding DNA repair protein RadA → MAKAPKTIYQCTECGGTSPKWQGKCPHCGEWNTLQESLAAPEPKNARFQSWAADTSTVQSLSAVTATEVPRNPTGMGELDRVLGGGLVDGAVILLGGDPGIGKSTLLLQTIAKMAQSRKVLYVSGEESAQQVALRAQRLELPTEGVNLLAEIRMEAIQTALKQHQPEVVVIDSIQTMYSDQITSAPGSVSQVRECAAQLTRMAKQMGIAMILVGHVTKDGAIAGPRVLEHMVDTVLYFEGDQHSNYRMIRAIKNRFGAANELGVFAMTENGLKGVSNPSAIFLASYRDDTPGSCVLVTQEGSRPLLVEIQALVDDAHGFTPKRLTVGLEQNRLAMLLAVLNRHGGIACFDQDVFLNAVGGVKIGEPAADLAVILAMLSSFRNRPMPEKTVVFGEIGLSGEVRPVARGQERLKEAEKLGFKRAIVPKANMPRNAKEFPNLKIYGVSSLQEAIDVCRDGD, encoded by the coding sequence ATGGCAAAAGCCCCCAAAACCATCTACCAATGTACCGAATGCGGCGGCACTTCCCCGAAATGGCAAGGCAAATGTCCGCATTGCGGCGAGTGGAACACGCTTCAGGAAAGCCTGGCCGCGCCCGAACCGAAAAACGCCCGCTTCCAATCTTGGGCGGCGGACACCTCGACCGTCCAATCCCTCTCCGCCGTTACCGCCACCGAAGTGCCGCGCAATCCGACCGGCATGGGCGAGCTTGATCGCGTATTGGGCGGCGGTTTGGTCGATGGCGCGGTCATCCTGCTCGGCGGCGACCCCGGCATCGGCAAATCTACGTTGCTGTTGCAAACCATCGCCAAAATGGCGCAAAGCCGCAAAGTGCTGTACGTTTCCGGTGAGGAATCCGCCCAACAAGTCGCCCTGCGTGCACAGCGTTTAGAACTACCTACCGAAGGCGTGAACCTGCTTGCCGAAATCCGTATGGAAGCGATTCAGACGGCCTTGAAACAGCATCAGCCCGAAGTCGTCGTCATCGACTCCATCCAAACCATGTATTCCGACCAAATCACTTCCGCCCCAGGCTCCGTGTCTCAGGTGCGCGAATGTGCCGCCCAACTGACGCGTATGGCGAAACAGATGGGCATCGCCATGATATTGGTCGGACACGTTACCAAAGACGGTGCGATCGCCGGCCCGCGCGTACTGGAACATATGGTCGATACCGTGCTGTATTTCGAGGGCGACCAACACTCCAACTACCGCATGATACGCGCCATCAAAAACCGTTTCGGCGCGGCAAACGAATTGGGCGTATTCGCCATGACCGAAAATGGTTTGAAAGGCGTCTCCAACCCGTCCGCTATCTTCCTTGCCAGCTACCGCGACGACACGCCAGGTTCATGTGTTTTGGTCACACAGGAAGGTAGCCGCCCGCTTTTGGTCGAAATTCAGGCACTGGTCGATGACGCACACGGTTTTACCCCCAAACGACTCACCGTCGGCCTCGAACAAAACCGCCTCGCCATGCTGCTCGCCGTCCTCAACCGCCATGGCGGCATTGCCTGCTTCGACCAAGACGTGTTCCTCAATGCCGTCGGTGGCGTCAAAATCGGCGAACCCGCCGCCGACCTTGCTGTCATCCTCGCCATGCTCTCCAGCTTCCGCAACCGCCCCATGCCCGAAAAAACCGTGGTTTTCGGCGAAATCGGCTTAAGTGGCGAAGTCCGCCCTGTTGCACGCGGACAAGAGCGGCTCAAAGAAGCGGAAAAACTCGGCTTCAAACGCGCCATCGTTCCCAAAGCCAATATGCCGCGCAATGCCAAAGAGTTTCCAAACCTGAAAATCTACGGCGTCAGCAGTTTGCAGGAAGCGATTGACGTTTGTCGTGACGGGGATTAA
- a CDS encoding beta-ketoacyl-ACP synthase encodes MNTPVYLSRPALTSALGSGLQVHADSLLTPSENTPLTFSDQWVKGKTHAFGAVKETLMPLPDSIPEAHRSRNNQLILHALSQIDGLIQTAIARYGKERIAVVTGTSTSGADENIPVFQHVVEGGEWTDVPFKQLQHTMASPSEFIAQVYGLDGLRYTVSTACTSGARALISAARLLRAGLCDVVICGGADTLSPLTINGFASLEVLSDGIAKPFSANRNGINIGEAAAFFVMTRDADFDGEMQLLGYGASSDAYHMSSPRPDGLGAAQSFQAALDKAGLKAEDIGWINLHGTGTQHNDSMESRAVAEVFGCHTLCTSTKPSTGHTLGAAGAIEAAFAWLMANHQYNPEGKLPPQQWDNIPDSELPNIALTDENSRWSSEKRIAASSSFAFGGSNAVLIIG; translated from the coding sequence ATGAATACTCCTGTTTATCTCAGCCGCCCGGCACTGACCAGCGCATTGGGCAGCGGCTTGCAAGTTCATGCCGATTCCTTACTCACGCCGTCTGAAAACACGCCCCTGACTTTTTCAGACCAATGGGTAAAAGGCAAAACGCATGCTTTCGGTGCAGTCAAAGAAACCCTGATGCCTCTGCCCGACAGCATTCCCGAAGCGCATCGCAGCCGCAACAACCAGCTTATCCTGCACGCGCTTTCGCAAATAGACGGACTGATTCAGACGGCCATTGCCCGTTACGGCAAAGAAAGGATTGCTGTCGTTACCGGTACGTCAACTAGTGGCGCAGATGAAAATATCCCTGTGTTCCAACACGTTGTCGAAGGCGGTGAATGGACAGATGTTCCATTCAAGCAGCTGCAACACACCATGGCTTCGCCCTCCGAATTTATCGCCCAAGTGTACGGTTTGGACGGCTTGCGCTATACCGTCTCCACCGCCTGCACTTCCGGCGCACGCGCCCTCATCAGCGCAGCCCGGCTGCTTCGTGCGGGATTGTGTGATGTCGTAATTTGCGGCGGCGCGGATACACTTTCTCCGCTGACGATTAATGGTTTTGCCTCTTTGGAAGTACTTTCAGACGGCATCGCCAAGCCTTTTTCCGCCAACCGCAACGGCATCAATATCGGCGAAGCGGCCGCATTTTTCGTGATGACGCGCGATGCAGATTTTGACGGTGAAATGCAATTGTTGGGCTATGGTGCAAGCAGTGATGCCTACCATATGTCTTCGCCCCGCCCCGACGGTTTGGGTGCAGCCCAATCCTTTCAGGCTGCTTTGGATAAAGCCGGTTTGAAAGCAGAAGACATCGGCTGGATCAATCTGCACGGCACCGGCACTCAACACAACGACAGCATGGAAAGCCGAGCCGTTGCCGAAGTGTTTGGTTGCCATACCCTTTGCACTTCAACCAAGCCGTCCACCGGTCATACCTTAGGCGCAGCCGGTGCGATTGAAGCCGCGTTTGCTTGGTTGATGGCCAACCACCAATACAATCCGGAAGGCAAACTGCCGCCGCAACAATGGGACAACATACCCGATTCCGAGCTGCCCAACATTGCTTTGACCGACGAAAACAGCCGCTGGTCGTCTGAAAAACGCATTGCCGCCAGCTCATCATTCGCTTTCGGCGGCAGCAATGCCGTTTTGATTATCGGATAA
- a CDS encoding pseudouridine synthase, producing the protein MNDLIILNKPYGVICQFSAHEKHQCLKDFVEKPGFYPAGRLDTDSEGLLLLTNNGRLQAQIADPKFKQVKTYWAQVEGSPDEAKLDLLRRGVDLGDFVTRPAEVRVLEEGEADVLWQRVPPIRVRKSVPDFWVEIKISEGKNRQVRRMTAKAGFPCLRLVRVAIGRLNLFDLNLELGQWQFAPHRP; encoded by the coding sequence ATGAACGATTTGATTATCCTAAACAAGCCTTATGGCGTGATTTGCCAGTTTTCTGCACATGAAAAACATCAGTGCCTTAAGGATTTTGTCGAAAAACCGGGATTTTATCCGGCCGGACGTTTGGATACGGACAGCGAGGGTTTGCTGTTGCTGACCAATAATGGCCGTTTGCAGGCGCAGATTGCCGACCCGAAATTCAAGCAGGTCAAAACTTATTGGGCGCAGGTGGAGGGTTCTCCTGATGAAGCCAAATTGGATTTGTTGCGCCGTGGCGTAGATTTGGGCGATTTTGTCACCCGTCCGGCCGAGGTCAGGGTATTGGAAGAAGGCGAAGCGGATGTTTTATGGCAGCGCGTGCCGCCGATTCGTGTGCGTAAGTCTGTACCTGATTTTTGGGTGGAGATCAAAATTTCGGAAGGGAAAAACCGCCAAGTGCGAAGGATGACGGCGAAAGCAGGTTTTCCGTGTTTACGCTTGGTTCGCGTGGCAATAGGCCGTCTGAATCTGTTTGATTTGAATTTGGAATTGGGACAATGGCAGTTTGCGCCGCATCGTCCTTAA
- a CDS encoding MMPL family transporter, with translation MNLRLLNRLYTALILFLTLFLVYAFASQARIQTDLTALLPSEQQHDALLTVADKAAEAQLNSQVILLAGSTDAETAFQTASQIADAWRKSGVFEQVDSSMTPNLDKVRVDMQKLSLAVLPQDEIRLLFEQPQAYFQARAEAAANPFAAPSPLSLEQDWLGFGRFVADKANPQSRLQWDMDNGMLFAEDKGKTWVFLRGRLAGGDQFSGNDALLPLMAQSRQIASENGAETLSAGGALFAAVSKAAAEKESRLMSIVGLGLTFALLLWVFRSGRVFLLSLPLAAGMLTGLAVALLVFGEVHILTIVIGTSLVGMLVDFPLHWLAPSVFGPSEKTVWQADSAMKHVLPSFAVSLTITVLGYALLWFTPLPVLRQTAVFSGFALFGAFGATVLWLPPLFRHYRAKTVPFAALTEKLYSLSGRLKNRLHKRGWLIVGGVLLAVGLWRSDWRDDIRQWVNMPTAMLTEVQQIGQLSGTDFGGKYLVAEAQSEDALLKKTAELGRALQPLIAQGKLSGIQSPDQFILPTTEQQKLQNRLRELTKLPDSWKPLTEIGIPRKTVRDALLQAADTQSLSLSDGLNTDLAEAWRSLYLGEVEPGRFAAVVRLNGMTDEAAVRAVAQHVSGVHWADKRAHLNELFHHTRNQTAWLKLASYALAWLLLWKMFGFKRGSKILAVPLAAAICTVAVLGLAGIPVSLFAMFGLLLVSAIGVDYAVYAATAHHSAPAKLGGMLLAAATTAISFALLAISSTPAVAAFGMTVTIGVAFNIWLAGTLLKN, from the coding sequence ATGAATCTTCGCCTCCTAAACCGCCTCTATACTGCCCTTATCCTGTTTCTGACCCTGTTTTTGGTTTATGCCTTTGCTTCACAAGCGCGCATCCAAACCGACTTGACCGCATTGTTGCCAAGCGAGCAGCAACACGATGCCTTACTGACGGTCGCGGATAAAGCCGCAGAAGCGCAGCTCAATTCGCAAGTCATTTTGCTTGCCGGCAGTACCGATGCCGAAACTGCTTTTCAGACGGCCTCACAAATTGCCGATGCATGGCGCAAAAGTGGCGTATTTGAACAAGTCGATAGCAGCATGACGCCGAATTTGGACAAAGTACGTGTGGATATGCAAAAACTGAGTTTGGCAGTTTTGCCCCAAGACGAAATACGCCTGTTGTTTGAGCAGCCGCAAGCCTATTTTCAAGCGCGTGCAGAAGCCGCGGCCAATCCGTTTGCAGCCCCCTCGCCTTTGTCTTTAGAACAAGACTGGCTGGGCTTCGGACGCTTTGTTGCCGACAAGGCCAATCCGCAAAGCCGTTTACAGTGGGACATGGACAACGGCATGCTGTTTGCCGAAGACAAAGGCAAAACTTGGGTATTCTTGCGCGGACGGCTTGCCGGCGGCGATCAATTTTCCGGCAACGACGCCCTCTTACCGCTGATGGCGCAAAGCCGTCAAATCGCTTCGGAAAACGGCGCGGAAACCTTAAGCGCAGGTGGCGCATTGTTCGCCGCCGTATCCAAAGCAGCCGCAGAAAAAGAAAGTCGGCTGATGAGCATAGTCGGACTTGGGCTGACCTTTGCGCTGCTGTTGTGGGTCTTCCGCAGCGGCCGGGTATTTTTGCTGTCATTGCCGCTGGCAGCCGGTATGTTGACCGGATTGGCAGTTGCTTTATTGGTGTTCGGCGAAGTGCATATCCTGACCATCGTCATCGGCACCAGCCTGGTGGGTATGTTGGTGGATTTCCCGTTGCACTGGCTTGCTCCGTCGGTATTCGGACCGTCTGAAAAGACCGTTTGGCAGGCTGATTCAGCAATGAAACATGTCTTGCCGAGTTTTGCCGTCAGCCTGACGATTACCGTCTTGGGCTACGCGCTGCTGTGGTTTACCCCTTTGCCTGTACTGCGCCAAACCGCGGTATTTTCAGGCTTTGCCTTATTTGGCGCGTTTGGTGCCACCGTTTTATGGCTGCCGCCGCTGTTTCGCCACTACCGTGCCAAAACCGTGCCTTTTGCCGCATTAACCGAAAAGCTCTATTCCTTGTCAGGCCGTCTGAAAAATCGCCTGCACAAACGCGGCTGGTTAATCGTGGGCGGAGTTTTGCTGGCAGTCGGACTGTGGCGCAGCGACTGGCGTGACGACATCCGTCAATGGGTCAATATGCCGACCGCGATGTTGACCGAGGTACAACAAATCGGCCAGTTGAGCGGCACGGATTTTGGCGGCAAATATTTGGTGGCCGAAGCACAAAGCGAAGATGCCCTGTTGAAGAAAACTGCCGAACTCGGCCGCGCCCTGCAACCCTTAATTGCGCAAGGCAAACTGTCCGGCATCCAATCGCCCGACCAATTCATCCTGCCGACAACGGAACAGCAAAAACTCCAAAACCGCCTGCGCGAATTGACCAAGTTGCCTGATAGCTGGAAACCGCTCACAGAAATCGGTATTCCGCGCAAAACCGTGCGCGATGCCCTGCTGCAAGCTGCCGATACGCAATCATTGTCGCTTTCAGACGGCCTGAATACCGATTTGGCAGAGGCTTGGCGTTCCTTGTATTTGGGCGAAGTAGAACCAGGCCGTTTTGCTGCCGTCGTGCGTTTGAACGGCATGACCGATGAAGCCGCCGTACGTGCCGTGGCGCAACACGTCTCCGGCGTACATTGGGCAGACAAGCGCGCCCACTTAAACGAGCTTTTCCACCACACGCGCAATCAGACCGCATGGTTGAAACTGGCTTCCTATGCGTTGGCATGGCTGCTTTTGTGGAAAATGTTTGGTTTCAAACGCGGCAGCAAAATTCTTGCCGTGCCGCTGGCCGCCGCCATCTGTACCGTTGCCGTACTCGGTTTGGCCGGCATTCCCGTCAGCCTGTTTGCCATGTTCGGCCTGCTTCTAGTGTCCGCCATCGGCGTGGACTATGCCGTCTATGCCGCCACCGCACATCACAGCGCGCCGGCAAAATTAGGCGGTATGCTGCTTGCCGCTGCGACAACAGCCATTTCCTTTGCCCTGCTCGCCATCAGCAGCACGCCCGCTGTTGCCGCGTTCGGCATGACGGTTACCATCGGTGTGGCATTCAATATTTGGCTGGCAGGCACATTGTTGAAAAATTAG
- a CDS encoding restriction endonuclease PLD domain-containing protein, giving the protein MNTVFSNFYPAQITQKKLNDVWMDLFLDADEVLMATGYVSNDAVIELQRILEQKTSIRTVELLVGMHYLEGFSQPQYRSLCRLNAFLQAEKRGQVYVSPFVKFHGKMYSFKHQEQINGLIGSANLTCFWDNTERTYETMVHLDDFQTASDLHSGIRRIIKFLGKPINQASEPTIFAPHNVYLENCIGVEKIDANKVSELFRQTAQYHFLIPVKTEPKSNLNCFFGKGKNPKKPWQLRSWYEVELIVPIQIVRQEGYPTNRTVKIITDDGWSFSCYSSSKNKGSRLSTENLRSEDDLKTLGKWIKGRLEISGCLKSGEPVTPETLHQYGNDHVEFRSTDDPDVWLLSFKGKN; this is encoded by the coding sequence ATGAATACGGTTTTTTCTAATTTCTACCCTGCTCAAATAACACAAAAAAAGCTAAATGATGTTTGGATGGATCTATTTTTAGATGCTGATGAAGTTTTAATGGCAACAGGTTATGTATCCAATGATGCTGTTATTGAATTACAACGTATTTTGGAACAAAAGACAAGTATCAGAACAGTAGAATTATTGGTCGGAATGCACTATTTGGAAGGATTTTCCCAACCACAATACCGTAGTTTGTGCAGATTGAATGCTTTTTTACAAGCTGAGAAACGTGGGCAAGTATACGTTTCGCCATTTGTTAAATTTCACGGAAAAATGTACTCATTCAAGCATCAAGAACAAATTAATGGCTTGATTGGTTCTGCAAATTTAACGTGTTTTTGGGATAACACCGAACGCACTTACGAAACCATGGTGCATTTGGATGATTTTCAGACGGCATCTGATTTACATTCAGGTATCCGACGGATTATCAAGTTTTTAGGGAAACCTATTAATCAGGCAAGTGAACCGACTATTTTTGCACCGCACAATGTTTATTTGGAAAATTGTATTGGTGTGGAGAAAATTGATGCAAATAAAGTTTCTGAACTTTTTAGACAAACAGCGCAATATCATTTTTTAATCCCTGTAAAGACAGAGCCAAAAAGTAATCTAAATTGTTTTTTTGGCAAAGGAAAAAATCCTAAGAAACCATGGCAACTTCGTTCTTGGTATGAAGTTGAATTAATTGTCCCTATTCAAATCGTCCGTCAAGAGGGTTACCCTACAAATAGAACAGTAAAGATTATTACTGATGACGGTTGGTCTTTTTCTTGCTATTCCAGTTCAAAAAATAAGGGTAGTCGATTATCTACGGAAAATCTACGTTCAGAAGATGATCTAAAAACATTGGGTAAATGGATAAAGGGGCGTTTGGAAATTTCAGGATGTCTAAAATCAGGTGAGCCTGTTACGCCTGAAACCTTGCATCAATACGGCAATGATCACGTTGAATTCCGCTCAACCGATGATCCAGATGTTTGGTTGCTTTCATTCAAGGGGAAAAACTAG
- a CDS encoding 4'-phosphopantetheinyl transferase family protein yields the protein MDTTPLHCLLADPSFAVCYDHASLNTADSQRLAATPQLAQRQDWQVSRALKQKTDLPAVSLSHSQGFAALLCAPQPLTAGVDIEFIRPRDFKALSALVYTQEEQDYLETVNWPSETFYRLWCFKEALIKAANLDFPSDMKSVGYVFDSGQPVGLRTGKQTDWHGTSAILADTMALSCVWKEKAVTLQWQFFGSLKPNDLTDRQTI from the coding sequence ATGGATACAACACCCCTTCACTGCCTACTGGCCGATCCGTCTTTTGCCGTCTGCTACGACCATGCGTCTCTAAACACAGCCGATTCACAACGTTTGGCTGCCACGCCGCAACTGGCGCAGCGTCAAGACTGGCAAGTCAGCCGCGCATTAAAACAGAAAACCGATTTACCGGCTGTATCGCTGAGCCACAGCCAAGGCTTTGCCGCTTTATTGTGTGCGCCTCAGCCCTTAACAGCCGGAGTCGATATCGAATTTATCCGCCCGCGTGATTTCAAAGCGCTATCGGCTTTGGTCTACACACAGGAAGAACAAGACTACTTGGAAACGGTAAACTGGCCGTCTGAAACGTTTTACCGATTATGGTGTTTCAAAGAAGCATTGATTAAAGCGGCGAATTTGGATTTCCCGTCAGACATGAAATCGGTCGGCTATGTTTTCGATTCAGGACAACCCGTCGGTTTACGCACTGGAAAGCAAACCGATTGGCACGGCACAAGCGCAATTTTGGCGGATACGATGGCACTTTCCTGCGTTTGGAAGGAAAAAGCCGTCACTCTGCAATGGCAGTTTTTCGGTTCGCTCAAACCCAATGATTTAACCGACCGGCAAACTATCTAA